The Fragaria vesca subsp. vesca linkage group LG2, FraVesHawaii_1.0, whole genome shotgun sequence genome includes a window with the following:
- the LOC101309704 gene encoding uncharacterized protein LOC101309704 has translation MSTQEPSTTDSDLSASFTTITFDRPLPLLRGPVRAAPPDDPSSGPYVLAFRDPKAWARAYSACEVKIIHQCEGGSRIGCAISAASKCKPPWWRFLIGGKAPDLKERAECEERETEGCVVAAKEKCVGFARDKCVGPFREARVCGVSKKQAEEMVGWVSVMGKSRWVGLIGLEKCGFGATNCRAGELVGYSGEVDRVLGGGTETV, from the coding sequence ATGTCAACCCAGGAACCCAGCACCACCGACTCGGACCTCTCCGCCTCGTTTACAACCATCACATTCGACCGCCCACTCCCCTTGCTCCGCGGTCCGGTCCGGGCCGCCCCACCCGACGACCCGTCGTCCGGCCCGTACGTCCTGGCGTTCCGCGACCCGAAAGCCTGGGCCCGCGCGTACAGCGCGTGCGAGGTGAAGATCATCCACCAGTGCGAGGGCGGGTCGAGAATCGGGTGCGCAATAAGCGCAGCGAGCAAGTGTAAGCCGCCGTGGTGGCGGTTCCTGATTGGCGGGAAAGCGCCGGACTTGAAGGAGAGGGCGGAGTGCGAGGAGAGAGAGACGGAGGGGTGTGTGGTGGCGGCGAAGGAGAAGTGCGTTGGGTTTGCGAGGGACAAGTGTGTGGGGCCCTTTAGGGAGGCTAGGGTTTGTGGGGTGAGTAAGAAGCAGGCGGAGGAGATGGTGGGGTGGGTGAGTGTGATGGGTAAAAGTAGGTGGGTGGGTTTGATTGGGTTGGAGAAATGTGGGTTTGGGGCGACGAATTGTAGGGCGGGTGAGCTGGTTGGGTATTCCGGCGAGGTTGATCGGGTTTTAGGGGGCGGGACGGAGACTGTATAG
- the LOC101309501 gene encoding calmodulin-like protein 8-like, producing MAEALTETQIAEFQEAFCLIDKDSDGVITLEELASVIQSLDERPTKEEVQDMISEISADVTGTIDFDEFLSIMARKMQENVAEELKEAFKVFDRDQDGYISASELRQVMINLGERLSNEEAEQMIREADFDGDGLVSYEEFARMMLS from the exons ATGGCAGAAGCTTTAACAGAAACCCAGATTGCTGAGTTCCAGGAAGCCTTTTGTCTCATTGACAAGGATTCAGATG GGGTAATTACCTTGGAAGAACTAGCCTCTGTGATCCAATCACTAGATGAACGACCGACGAAGGAAGAAGTTCAAGACATGATTAGTGAGATTAGTGCTGATGTAACTGGCACAATAGATTTTGATGAGTTCTTGAGTATCATGGCTAGGAAGATGCAG GAAAATGTTGCTGAGGAGCTAAAAGAAGCATTCAAAGTATTTGACAGGGATCAAGATGGTTATATTTCAGCTTCTGAG TTGAGACAGGTGATGATAAACTTGGGAGAAAGATTGAGCAATGAAGAGGCAGAGCAAATGATCAGAGAGGCTGATTTTGATGGTGACGGTCTGGTTAGCTATGAAGAATTTGCAAGGATGATGCTCAGCTAG
- the LOC101310277 gene encoding 37 kDa inner envelope membrane protein, chloroplastic-like has translation MASAMLNGAEHLTLRRGLSPNGLGFVGSDLHGKQFLKMGLVSSTRISKSGVRAIVPKCSVSASRPASQPRFIQHKKEAFWFYRFLSIVYDHVINPGHWTEDMRDEALEPADLYDRRMIVVDVGGGTGFTTLGIVKHVDAKNVTILDQSPHQLARAKKKEPLKECKIIEGDAEDLPFPTDYADRYVSAGSIEYWPDPQRGIKEAYRVLKLGGKACVIGPVYPTFWLSRFFADVWMLFPKEEEYIEWFEKAGFKDVQLKRIGPKWYRGVRRHGLIMGCSVTGVKPASGDSPLKLGPKAEDVSEPVKPLAFLTRFILGALAGMYYVLVPIYMWLKDQIVPKGQPI, from the exons ATGGCCTCTGCGATGCTCAACGGGGCCGAGCATCTCACACTCCGACGAGGTCTCTCCCCAAACGGGTTGGGTTTTGTTGGGTCAGATCTTCACGGGAAGCAGTTTCTGAAGATGGGTTTGGTCTCAAGCACTAGAATCTCCAAGTCTGGTGTTAGAGCCATTGTTCCCAAGTGTAGTGTCTCGGCTTCAAGGCCTGCTTCACAGCCCAGGTTCATTCAGCACAAGAAAGAGGCTTTCTGGTTTTATAGGTTTCTGTCTATTGTTTATGACCATGTTATAAACCCGGGGCATTGGACTGAGGACATGAGAGACGAGGCGCTTGAGCCAGCTGATCTTTACGACAGGAGAATGATTGTCGTTGATGTGGGTGGAGGTACTGGGTTTACGACTTTGGGGATTGTTAAGCATGTGGATGCTAAGAATGTGACTATTCTTGATCAGTCACCTCATCAGCTGGCGAGGGCTAAGAAGAAGGAGCCTTTGAAGGAGTGCAAGATCATTGAAGGTGATGCTGAGGACTTGCCTTTTCCGACTGATTATGCTGATCGATATGTGTCTGCAGGAAG TATCGAGTACTGGCCAGACCCACAGCGTGGCATCAAGGAAGCATACAGGGTCTTGAAACTTGGAGGAAAAGCATGCGTGATTGGTCCTGTGTACCCAACATTTTGGTTGTCTCGCTTCTTTGCAGATGTATGGATGCTTTTCCCAAAGGAGGAGGAGTACATTGAATGGTTCGAGAAGGCTGGATTCAAAGATGTCCAACTGAAAAGGATTGGCCCAAAATGGTACCGTGGGGTTCGCCGCCATGGATTGATAATGGGGTGTTCTGTGACAGGCGTTAAGCCTGCATCTGGGGATTCTCCTTTAAAG CTTGGACCAAAAGCAGAGGATGTGTCAGAGCCTGTAAAGCCATTAGCGTTCCTTACGCGCTTCATCTTGGGTGCCTTGGCAGGAATGTACTATGTACTGGTGCCTATATACATGTGGCTGAAAGATCAAATTGTACCAAAAGGTCAACCAATCTAA
- the LOC101310566 gene encoding guanine nucleotide-binding protein subunit gamma 1-like: MASDTASSVDEQQAQLVTATSTDNRGRHRILAELNRLEQELKFLQEEVGELENTENVSTICSELLPYIEGRPDPLLPVTNGPINLIWDQWFEGPQNSQSCSCLIL; the protein is encoded by the exons ATGGCGTCCGATACGGCGTCGTCTGTGGACGAACAACAGGCACAGCTTGTCACTGCTACTTCAACTGACAACAGAGGACGGCATCGGATTCTTGCTGAACTCAACCGACTCGAACAAGAACTCAAATTCTTACAG GAAGAGGTGGGAGAACTTGAAAATACTGAAAACGTTTCCACCATATGTTCGGA ATTGCTACCCTACATCGAAGGCAGGCCGGATCCTCTACTCCCAGT AACAAATGGACCTATAAATCTAATATGGGATCAATGGTTTGAAGGACCTCAAAATTCACAAAGTTGCAGTTGCTTGATACTGTGA
- the LOC101309999 gene encoding uncharacterized protein LOC101309999, with amino-acid sequence MKLKVGNSVEVLRKENNLCMSWFSGKVIAVDGDDFIVRYKSLMDCKGVMAVERVCRKDIRPKPLHAKKRVGWIVGDMVEVFDTKCWKVGKVTKVAKNNRVVIRFLESIQLKEFDECNLRIRQAWDQNKWSVTEKVHKKNQIKIRSSNRWNDLKVQLEASSKERCSKERKISCKRSNIYEGASDRPSMANHMLYMQVDKTSTNNSSTEMDPKMRNITSSGMHRSFELTQCTEDSYQCSVASCSLNELSDSQNECSAELGEDVGDSSDAESSFPALTRKKFSAPLPEPDHMLDVDIHKLELQAYKSTLQVLYASGPLSWEQESLLTNLRLSLHITNEEHLLHLRHLLSSQVL; translated from the exons ATGAAGCTGAAAGTAGGCAATTCAGTGGAAGTGTTGAGAAAAGAAAATAATCTGTGCATGTCCTGGTTTTCGGGTAAAGTAATCGCAGTTGATGGCGATGACTTCATTGTGAGGTACAAGTCACTTATGGACTGCAAAGGGGTGATGGCGGTGGAGAGGGTGTGCAGAAAGGACATTAGGCCTAAGCCTCTACATGCAAAGAAAAGAGTGGGGTGGATTGTTGGTGATATGGTTGAAGTGTTTGACACAAAGTGTTGGAAGGTTGGGAAGGTAACCAAGGTAGCAAAGAACAATCGAGTTGTCATTAGATTCCTCGAGTCCATTCAGCTTAAGGAATTTGATGAATGTAACCTGAGGATCAGGCAAGCTTGGGATCAGAACAAGTGGTCAGTGACTGAGAAG GTTCACAAGAAAAACCAGATTAAGATTCGGAGCAGTAATAGATGGAATGACTTGAAGGTTCAACTAGAGGCAAGTTCTAAGGAGCGTTGCTCAAAAGAGAGGAAAATCAGCTGCAAGAGATCAAACATCTATGAGGGAGCATCTGACAGGCCATCAATGGCTAACCATATGTTGTACATGCAGGTAGATAAAACATCAACGAACAACTCTAGTACTGAGATGGATCCAAAAATGAGAAACATAACGAGCTCTGGCATGCATAGATCTTTCGAGTTGACTCAGTGCACTGAGGATAGTTACCAATGTTCAGTGGCTAGTTGTAGTTTGAACGAGCTTTCCGACTCTCAAAATGAGTGTTCTGCAGAACTTGGAGAAGATGTTGGTGATAGTTCTGACGCAGAGTCATCATTTCCAGCTTTGACTAGGAAAAAATTTTCAGCACCATTACCCGAGCCTGATCATATGCTTGATGTGGACATTCACAAGTTAGAGCTTCAAGCATACAAGTCGACTCTGCAGGTGCTCTATGCTTCAGGTCCCTTGAGTTGGGAGCAGGAATCCCTCCTAACGAATCTTCGGCTGTCCCTTCACATAACAAATGAGGAACATTTACTGCATTTGAGGCACCTCTTATCTTCTCAGGTTCTGTGA